One segment of Rhodopirellula baltica SH 1 DNA contains the following:
- a CDS encoding tetratricopeptide repeat protein — MSFRLKQLNFVVVATCLPAMLLATVGLAQTTSDATNTNSANRTSRLVDTSSGDSHVQSTRNDLIEVIARPIPDDKLSLLLTNVGEADGRLEAQLNELQSSESPREVSLLWLSRVELAVLKSELFAEGSGDGVASAAEAVKIAEAALSALPSGGIARAEVLRLLAEAHLRQGDARSAAAVLRESAGAVVTTSESSSSSESVRALRIRVALSAGDMETANNMLDAVYGSDPTAANVGVAMDLVRLRYLLLQKDEQAIADWLEIIRKRHGVNAKDRADTIVAQTRLQSGMDSANPPGDGSDPRLWIADAMYYLRRGQSMQAALHFAKAAVSDEVATRSVDSAMKAAAILSRHSNAKAAIELLHRISQRHPNSTSSADALLQAATIGQAAGTTVATDADVEAMLIQITQQWPESQSAFAATRWRMAWAERQSEWLEAAKISVQFVDVHWADESSGDSVRTQAIRSWANAWIHQPSPNIIAAMHQAFQGHNATKTARHTHADLTVLLAEKSDALWSELQKETSDGFFQQLASFRQNQTDLIEASPPADVNDALAMRLELDVVQNPVRRVDVGRYLLSLPSDREFPTDLQRAGWLIWAGQRDAAETLIATELQQSPSGADEWCRRAATSYAVSQSKSDQKHAARWWKRLADGLPQGDPSWHSAMIGWIQAVAASGDPDKARASAKMVLLTIPPTDRMTRDAYERLSQQ; from the coding sequence ATGAGTTTCCGGCTAAAACAACTGAACTTCGTCGTGGTTGCTACCTGCCTACCAGCGATGCTGTTGGCCACGGTGGGCTTGGCTCAAACGACATCCGATGCAACAAACACGAACTCGGCAAATCGCACATCGCGATTGGTCGATACGAGTTCCGGTGACAGCCATGTGCAGTCCACTCGAAACGATTTAATCGAAGTCATCGCGAGACCGATCCCCGATGACAAACTCTCGCTTCTGCTGACCAACGTTGGCGAAGCCGATGGGAGGCTCGAGGCTCAGCTGAATGAGCTGCAATCATCCGAGTCGCCTCGTGAAGTGAGTTTGCTATGGCTTTCCCGGGTCGAACTGGCGGTGCTCAAATCCGAACTGTTCGCCGAAGGAAGCGGCGACGGGGTCGCATCAGCCGCCGAGGCGGTCAAGATCGCGGAAGCGGCATTGTCGGCTTTGCCCTCAGGGGGAATCGCTCGCGCGGAAGTCTTGCGATTGCTCGCCGAGGCTCATCTTCGACAAGGTGACGCGAGATCGGCGGCCGCTGTCCTTCGTGAATCTGCGGGCGCGGTCGTAACAACCTCAGAATCAAGTTCGTCATCCGAATCCGTCCGGGCTTTGCGCATCCGAGTCGCACTGTCGGCCGGTGACATGGAAACGGCGAATAACATGCTTGATGCCGTCTACGGAAGCGATCCAACGGCGGCCAACGTTGGCGTCGCAATGGATCTGGTTCGGCTGCGCTATCTGTTGTTACAAAAAGACGAACAAGCAATCGCCGATTGGTTGGAAATCATTCGCAAACGGCATGGAGTCAACGCGAAAGATCGGGCGGACACCATCGTCGCTCAAACTCGTCTGCAATCAGGAATGGATTCCGCCAATCCGCCGGGCGACGGATCCGATCCGCGGCTGTGGATCGCTGATGCGATGTACTACCTTCGGCGCGGCCAATCCATGCAAGCAGCGTTGCACTTTGCAAAAGCCGCCGTCTCTGATGAGGTCGCCACCCGAAGTGTTGACTCAGCGATGAAAGCGGCGGCGATCCTATCGCGGCATTCCAACGCGAAAGCGGCGATCGAGTTGCTTCATCGGATCAGCCAACGACACCCCAACTCGACAAGCTCCGCGGATGCGTTGCTGCAGGCGGCCACCATCGGTCAAGCCGCGGGAACGACGGTTGCCACCGATGCCGATGTCGAAGCAATGCTGATCCAGATCACACAACAATGGCCGGAGTCCCAATCCGCTTTCGCCGCGACGCGTTGGCGAATGGCTTGGGCGGAACGGCAATCGGAATGGCTTGAGGCAGCGAAGATCTCCGTTCAGTTTGTCGATGTTCACTGGGCAGATGAATCATCGGGTGATTCGGTGCGAACCCAGGCGATTCGATCTTGGGCAAATGCTTGGATTCACCAACCAAGTCCCAATATTATCGCGGCAATGCACCAAGCGTTTCAGGGACACAACGCGACAAAGACGGCTCGGCATACTCACGCGGACCTGACCGTCTTGCTCGCGGAAAAGTCCGATGCCCTGTGGAGCGAACTGCAAAAAGAAACGAGCGATGGGTTCTTTCAGCAACTCGCGTCTTTCCGTCAAAACCAAACGGATCTGATCGAGGCGTCGCCGCCTGCTGATGTGAATGACGCTTTGGCGATGCGTCTGGAATTGGACGTGGTTCAGAATCCGGTTCGACGAGTCGATGTCGGGCGCTACCTGCTGTCGCTTCCGTCAGACAGAGAATTCCCGACCGATCTCCAGCGTGCCGGTTGGCTCATTTGGGCCGGCCAACGCGATGCGGCGGAAACGTTGATCGCGACCGAATTGCAACAATCACCATCCGGCGCGGATGAATGGTGCCGGAGAGCCGCGACGTCGTACGCAGTCTCCCAGTCCAAATCGGATCAGAAGCACGCTGCGCGATGGTGGAAGCGACTGGCGGACGGACTCCCTCAAGGTGACCCAAGTTGGCATTCAGCGATGATTGGTTGGATTCAAGCCGTTGCCGCGTCCGGTGATCCAGACAAGGCGAGGGCATCCGCAAAAATGGTGTTGCTGACGATCCCACCAACTGACCGAATGACCCGGGACGCATACGAACGCCTTTCGCAGCAGTGA
- a CDS encoding class I SAM-dependent methyltransferase, producing the protein MTSESSSSLSQDTPDCPEVPRGGAWTFVKNFARNPNQVGAVWPSSPGLVKRMVEWFDWETARGVVEFGPGTGVFTEAIQNQLHEDAKFFAIERSPELAAITRARCPQVNVVEDSAESVANLCRDNQIDQVHAIICGLPWASFPDSLQTSILEATLDVLAPGGQFATFAYWQGVVLPAGQRFSKKLRGAFTEVHRSPTVWRNMPPAFVYRCVKR; encoded by the coding sequence ATGACTTCGGAATCTTCCTCGTCGCTTTCACAAGACACGCCAGATTGTCCCGAAGTTCCGCGCGGTGGTGCATGGACGTTCGTCAAAAATTTCGCTCGAAACCCGAACCAGGTGGGGGCGGTCTGGCCCAGTAGCCCAGGTTTGGTGAAGCGAATGGTCGAGTGGTTTGACTGGGAAACCGCTCGTGGAGTCGTTGAGTTTGGGCCCGGGACCGGCGTCTTCACCGAGGCCATTCAGAACCAATTGCACGAAGACGCGAAATTCTTTGCGATCGAGCGGTCGCCTGAGTTGGCCGCGATCACCCGCGCTCGTTGCCCGCAAGTCAATGTGGTGGAGGATTCGGCAGAATCAGTCGCGAATCTTTGCCGAGACAATCAGATTGACCAGGTTCACGCGATCATTTGCGGTTTGCCTTGGGCATCGTTTCCCGACAGTTTGCAAACCAGCATTCTGGAAGCCACCCTGGACGTGCTGGCTCCCGGTGGTCAGTTCGCGACCTTTGCGTACTGGCAAGGCGTCGTGTTGCCCGCGGGCCAGCGTTTTTCGAAGAAGCTTCGAGGGGCTTTCACCGAGGTGCACCGAAGTCCCACGGTTTGGCGAAACATGCCGCCGGCGTTTGTTTATCGCTGCGTCAAACGCTGA
- a CDS encoding biopolymer transporter ExbD gives MKRPAIQSNSQQSVGMTSMIDVVFLLLVFFVWTSSFDAPEQDMPGGLAVAAESSSVSSQKLPPEQTNDIPMEELILKIESTGSKSVRYVLGTTQFNSVISLRERLDAIAELGISPPVIVDPDGDVSMAITVATVDLVRLAGLDRVHLAVSADRSSSLVNNSTAEPTAP, from the coding sequence ATGAAGCGTCCCGCCATCCAAAGCAATTCGCAACAGAGCGTCGGCATGACGTCGATGATCGATGTCGTTTTTCTGCTGCTGGTATTCTTTGTCTGGACCAGTAGTTTCGATGCACCCGAGCAAGACATGCCGGGCGGGTTGGCAGTTGCCGCGGAGTCGTCGTCTGTTTCGTCGCAGAAACTGCCTCCCGAACAGACGAATGATATTCCGATGGAGGAGTTGATCCTGAAGATCGAAAGCACCGGTTCCAAGTCGGTGCGTTATGTCCTGGGGACGACGCAGTTCAATTCCGTGATTTCATTGCGGGAACGGTTGGATGCGATCGCGGAACTAGGAATCTCACCGCCAGTGATTGTTGATCCGGACGGCGACGTCTCGATGGCGATCACTGTTGCGACCGTCGACTTGGTTCGATTGGCTGGACTCGACCGAGTTCACTTGGCCGTTTCAGCTGACCGTTCATCCAGTCTGGTGAACAACTCGACGGCGGAGCCCACCGCGCCATGA
- a CDS encoding prenyltransferase/squalene oxidase repeat-containing protein produces the protein MQLDWIFQMSTRTFVSTALGLLVASAVCVSGLATSPLMAQEAATKDTRTADQRIDQMVDRGIEFLRTRGQSDEGAFSGETGAAVTGLCVRAILEHRPEAVSADPVIAKAIKYLESKVQPDGGIYATGSKHRNYETTTAAMALNKANKDGRFDSQLERAKNFLKDIQWDEEEGAEPGDTAYGGAGYGSHSRPDLSNTAFLIEALHDLGTDPQDESIQKALMFVSRTQNLTQHGNDTEHADKIGDGGFYYTPAAGGQSKAGESADGGLRSYGSMTYAGLKSMIYAGLTPEDPRVNAALDFIRNHYTLDNNPGMGAQGQYYYYHTFAKALDVAGLEVVESTDAGPRDWRMDLINKLEAEQQEDGSWVNREAERWMEGDRQLVTAYCLLALKHARK, from the coding sequence ATGCAATTGGATTGGATCTTTCAAATGTCCACTCGCACCTTCGTTTCGACCGCTTTGGGGTTGTTGGTCGCATCCGCGGTTTGCGTATCGGGCTTGGCAACGTCGCCATTGATGGCGCAAGAAGCCGCAACCAAGGACACGCGGACGGCTGATCAACGGATCGATCAAATGGTCGATCGGGGAATCGAATTCTTGCGCACTCGCGGTCAGAGTGACGAAGGTGCGTTCAGTGGTGAAACCGGAGCCGCCGTCACGGGGTTGTGTGTGCGAGCGATCTTAGAACATCGGCCCGAAGCCGTTTCTGCTGACCCGGTGATTGCGAAAGCGATCAAGTACTTGGAATCAAAAGTCCAACCGGACGGTGGCATATACGCGACCGGATCGAAGCATCGGAATTACGAAACCACCACCGCCGCGATGGCTTTGAACAAAGCCAACAAAGATGGCCGGTTCGACAGCCAACTTGAACGGGCAAAGAACTTTTTGAAAGACATCCAGTGGGATGAAGAGGAAGGTGCCGAACCAGGCGACACCGCGTATGGCGGAGCCGGTTATGGAAGCCATTCGCGTCCCGATTTGTCGAACACCGCGTTCCTGATCGAAGCACTTCATGATCTGGGAACCGATCCTCAAGACGAATCGATTCAGAAGGCTCTCATGTTTGTCAGCCGCACTCAGAATCTGACTCAGCACGGCAACGATACCGAACATGCCGACAAAATTGGTGACGGTGGTTTCTACTACACACCCGCCGCTGGTGGTCAAAGCAAAGCTGGTGAGTCGGCAGACGGCGGTTTGCGAAGTTATGGCTCGATGACCTACGCCGGCTTGAAAAGCATGATCTATGCGGGATTGACTCCCGAAGACCCGCGAGTCAACGCCGCATTGGATTTCATCCGCAATCACTACACGTTGGACAACAACCCCGGCATGGGTGCTCAGGGTCAATACTACTACTACCACACGTTTGCCAAAGCGTTGGATGTGGCTGGACTGGAAGTCGTTGAGTCAACCGACGCTGGGCCGCGAGATTGGCGAATGGACCTCATCAACAAACTCGAAGCCGAGCAACAAGAAGATGGATCTTGGGTGAACCGTGAAGCCGAGCGTTGGATGGAAGGCGATCGCCAACTCGTCACCGCTTATTGCTTGCTGGCACTCAAGCACGCTCGCAAGTAG
- a CDS encoding class I SAM-dependent methyltransferase — MRFSTWLALWMLIGSATIHTGNAFATDAVATEAKTDVARQNEKSRPKEEARRTYMGRIVAQPMSHRGAAWLVRPERDDEEKAGESFDRLGLKPGMTVVDLGCGNGYWTIPMARAVAIKAPSDPSGADASEADSDDAKVADDESKSLDGQVLAVDIQREMLQMLQRNAARAKLDNIQPILGAIDDPKLPAGKVDLVLLVDVYHEFSHPESMLWAIRQSLKSDGVIALLEYRAEDPAVPIKPLHKMSKSQIMQEYKASDLKLVREYNGLPWQHLMFFARDDSPLPEIEPEPFTQE; from the coding sequence ATGCGTTTCTCCACTTGGCTCGCACTTTGGATGTTGATCGGTTCGGCAACCATCCACACCGGAAACGCGTTTGCGACTGACGCGGTGGCGACCGAGGCGAAAACCGATGTCGCTCGCCAAAACGAAAAGTCGCGTCCCAAGGAAGAAGCTCGCCGAACTTACATGGGCCGGATCGTCGCACAGCCGATGTCGCACCGCGGTGCCGCATGGTTGGTTCGCCCGGAACGAGACGACGAGGAGAAGGCCGGCGAATCCTTTGACCGCTTGGGATTGAAACCCGGGATGACGGTCGTCGATCTCGGGTGCGGCAACGGCTACTGGACGATCCCGATGGCTCGTGCCGTGGCGATCAAGGCACCGTCAGATCCATCCGGCGCTGATGCTTCGGAGGCAGATTCCGACGATGCAAAGGTTGCGGACGACGAATCTAAATCGCTCGACGGCCAAGTGTTGGCTGTCGACATCCAACGTGAGATGTTGCAGATGCTTCAGCGGAACGCCGCTCGCGCTAAGCTGGACAACATCCAGCCGATCCTCGGTGCAATTGACGATCCGAAATTGCCCGCCGGAAAAGTCGACTTGGTTCTTTTGGTTGACGTTTACCACGAGTTTTCGCATCCGGAATCCATGTTGTGGGCGATCCGCCAATCGCTCAAATCCGATGGCGTGATTGCTTTGCTGGAATACCGAGCGGAAGATCCGGCCGTTCCAATCAAACCGCTGCACAAGATGTCGAAGTCGCAGATCATGCAGGAATACAAAGCCTCCGATTTGAAGCTTGTCCGCGAATACAACGGTTTGCCTTGGCAACACCTGATGTTCTTCGCCCGCGATGACAGTCCTCTGCCCGAAATCGAACCGGAACCGTTCACTCAAGAGTGA
- a CDS encoding ExbD/TolR family protein produces MRSPSQSIQDGRRVDEINMTPMIDVVFLLIIFFLVSSHLARQENRHAVDLPSAQSSIESDPNAAPINLTMDSSHQLWLGATQVDLDEMITRLSQTKSIVETPVRLRVDQSVAYRFVEPVLHRINRIGIRDLSIATLPSSNRSGASR; encoded by the coding sequence ATGCGTTCACCCAGCCAATCCATTCAAGACGGTCGTCGGGTGGACGAGATCAACATGACACCGATGATCGATGTCGTGTTTCTGTTGATCATTTTCTTCCTGGTATCAAGTCACTTGGCTCGCCAAGAAAACCGGCACGCGGTCGATCTGCCATCCGCCCAGTCGTCGATCGAAAGTGATCCGAACGCGGCTCCAATCAATCTGACAATGGATTCGTCACATCAGTTGTGGTTGGGGGCGACCCAAGTCGACCTGGATGAGATGATCACTCGGCTCAGCCAAACCAAATCGATCGTTGAGACGCCCGTTCGATTGCGGGTCGACCAAAGCGTGGCGTATCGGTTTGTTGAACCGGTGCTGCATCGTATCAACCGAATCGGCATCCGAGATTTATCGATCGCGACACTGCCATCATCGAACCGGTCGGGAGCGTCTCGATGA
- a CDS encoding Minf_1886 family protein produces MPSPVKAMQDLLRDDTRYKLEAYQFIREALQYAHENLDAIGPLGFGPSDDPNSDAPRHLTGQQLCEACRLYAIDQFGYLAQMVLENWGLRRTGDFGELVYNLIRIEQMRKSESDRREDFDDVYDFENAFQPKFELALSDED; encoded by the coding sequence ATGCCATCTCCTGTCAAAGCGATGCAGGACCTCCTGCGAGACGACACTCGATACAAACTCGAGGCGTATCAATTCATTCGCGAAGCGTTGCAGTACGCTCACGAGAATCTGGATGCCATTGGGCCACTCGGGTTCGGTCCTTCCGATGACCCCAACAGCGATGCGCCTCGTCACTTGACCGGGCAACAGCTTTGCGAAGCGTGCCGTTTGTACGCCATCGACCAGTTCGGTTACTTGGCCCAAATGGTGCTCGAAAATTGGGGCCTGCGGCGAACCGGCGACTTCGGCGAATTGGTTTACAACTTGATCCGTATCGAACAGATGCGGAAAAGCGAATCGGATCGCCGAGAAGACTTTGACGACGTCTATGATTTCGAGAACGCGTTCCAACCCAAGTTCGAATTGGCTCTCAGCGACGAGGACTGA
- a CDS encoding PSP1 domain-containing protein, protein MRLMGVMTATECFRYGDEVVIRSDRGTEIATVLCEATNEAVELVPSKGNSEPVQGKIIRRLDATDRGDWSQMSEMTRKDLLAAKKCVNQLKLPMQVIDVERMLGGERVIVYFVADGRVDFRELVKLVGREFQTRIEMRQIGIRDEAKLLADYGDCGQKVCCSRFLSKMPPVSMKMAKLQRASLDPAKISGRCGRLKCCLRYEFETYEEMAEELPPIGSEILTRDGSAKVLAQDILAGQLVVKTDDHRRVMIPAGDVVSVTKRGSGEPTKQRKR, encoded by the coding sequence ATGAGGTTGATGGGAGTGATGACCGCGACCGAGTGTTTTCGGTATGGCGATGAGGTCGTGATCCGCAGCGATCGCGGCACCGAGATCGCCACCGTGTTGTGCGAGGCAACCAACGAAGCGGTCGAGCTGGTTCCTTCGAAAGGCAACTCGGAGCCGGTTCAAGGGAAAATCATTCGCCGACTCGATGCGACGGATCGAGGTGATTGGTCGCAAATGTCAGAGATGACTCGCAAAGATCTGCTGGCGGCCAAGAAATGCGTCAACCAGCTGAAACTGCCGATGCAGGTGATCGACGTCGAACGAATGCTCGGCGGCGAACGCGTGATCGTTTACTTCGTTGCTGATGGCCGAGTCGATTTTCGCGAACTGGTTAAATTGGTCGGACGCGAATTCCAAACACGCATCGAAATGCGTCAAATCGGTATCCGGGACGAGGCGAAGTTGCTGGCAGACTACGGCGATTGTGGGCAAAAAGTTTGCTGCAGCCGTTTTCTCAGCAAGATGCCGCCGGTTTCGATGAAAATGGCAAAACTGCAGCGAGCCTCTTTGGACCCGGCAAAAATCTCAGGGCGATGCGGGCGATTAAAATGTTGCCTGCGTTACGAATTCGAAACCTACGAGGAAATGGCAGAGGAGCTCCCCCCAATCGGCAGCGAAATTCTGACCCGTGATGGATCCGCCAAGGTTCTCGCCCAAGACATCTTGGCTGGGCAATTGGTGGTCAAGACCGATGACCATCGACGCGTTATGATTCCTGCGGGTGACGTTGTCAGCGTGACGAAGCGGGGTTCCGGGGAACCCACTAAACAACGTAAACGCTGA